The following proteins are co-located in the Ignavibacteria bacterium genome:
- a CDS encoding glycosyltransferase family 9 protein — translation MVDSVQEKIQHVRKWADKVTVVHAFTDMLKFAGLKISQVKFRKLKEDVRAFTNFFTNAQSILIILPTEYNAAIAAGKSLQFLETELSRMNVTYVDFLNLPRTKQEFAFFDTIFFSPSDKNRFGIPKEEFLRKVKKKKYDVALDLNCNFELAPAYICKSSNAVYRVGFFYQQSKPFYNIFFNATKRDSKLHQATYDWLVHCLKMF, via the coding sequence GTGGTAGATAGCGTTCAAGAAAAAATACAACACGTTCGCAAATGGGCAGATAAAGTAACGGTGGTTCACGCATTTACCGATATGCTGAAATTTGCCGGACTCAAAATTTCGCAGGTAAAGTTTCGTAAATTGAAAGAGGATGTTCGCGCGTTTACAAACTTTTTTACCAATGCGCAAAGCATTCTCATTATTCTCCCAACGGAATATAATGCCGCAATCGCCGCGGGAAAAAGTTTACAATTTCTTGAAACAGAACTTTCGCGAATGAACGTTACGTATGTGGATTTTCTCAATCTTCCGCGAACGAAACAGGAATTTGCATTTTTCGATACAATCTTTTTTTCTCCGTCGGATAAAAACCGTTTCGGGATTCCGAAAGAAGAATTTCTGCGCAAAGTAAAAAAGAAAAAATATGATGTTGCGCTCGATTTAAACTGCAATTTTGAACTTGCCCCTGCGTATATTTGCAAATCATCGAATGCAGTTTACCGAGTCGGTTTTTTTTATCAGCAGTCAAAACCATTTTACAATATATTTTTCAACGCAACGAAACGCGATTC